The proteins below come from a single Fusarium verticillioides 7600 chromosome 3, whole genome shotgun sequence genomic window:
- a CDS encoding dTMP kinase — protein sequence MTTRKLPNIIITGTPGVGKTTHCEALAERTGLRHLSVNQVVKDKECHEGWSDEFHSFIVDEDKLLDAIEDDVKAGGCIIDWHACDLFPKSWIDLVVVLRVDSSTHYDRLITRNYPESKLQENIDSEIMEVLLQEAHEAFDEEIVIELTSNTSDEMDTNVDRIVAWLDQWKKDNDKE from the exons ATGACCACACGAAAACTACCTAATATCATCATTACGGGCACGCCCGGCGTCGGAAAGACGACTCATTGTGAGGCTCTCGCGGAGCGAACTGGACTGCGCCACCTTTCAGTGAACCAAGTTGTGAAGGACAAGGAATGTCATGAGGGTTGGAGCGATGAGTTTCACAGCTTTATTGtggatgaggacaag TTACTAGATGCTATTGAggacgatgtcaaggctggtggATGCATTATTGACTGGCACGCCTGTGATCTGTTCCCCAAGAGCTGGATAGATCTGGTTGTTGTGCTTCGAGTTGACTCATCGACGCACTACGATCGTCTTATCACAAG AAACTACCCCGAGTCCAAGCTTCAAGAAAATATTGATTCTGAAATCATGGAAGTCCTCCTCCAAGAGGCTCATGAGGCTTTCGACGAGGAGATTGTTATTGAACTGACAAGCAACACAtccgatgagatggacacAAACGTTGATCGTATAGTGGCTTGGCTTGAtcagtggaagaaggataaCGACAAGGAATAA
- a CDS encoding D-3-phosphoglycerate dehydrogenase, whose protein sequence is MAPAPQNIASNLSAAAQRGEVSHSWDKNVATSPLTSFHSPPSWTANLPNRGAPKNLKPFNTKDIKILLLENVNVTGQEILKAQGYQVEALKTSLPEDQLIEKIRDVQVIGIRSKTKLTEKVLRQAENLLVIGCFCIGTNQVDLEFAAKNGIAVFNSPFANSRSVAELVIAEIIVLARQLGDRSNEMHRGTWNKVSSKCWEIRGKTLGIVGYGHIGSQLSVLAEAMGMNVIYYDVVTLMALGTANQVPTLEKLLGEADFVTLHVPDLPETRNMISTPQFEQMKTGAYLINASRGSVVDIPALIKASRAGKVAGAALDVFPAEPAANGDYFTNDLNAWGEDLRSLRNLILTPHIGGSTEEAQRAIGIEVSEALVRYINQGITLGSVNIPEVQLRSLTSDEPDTARVSLCRNPNLTYSILIQNHRSSSFTETFLVCSERSTKFSATTTSTSRFPTAEATTPTSWPILAVSSMNRLRISTTASRLLALAS, encoded by the exons atggcgcctGCTCCTCAAAACATCGCCAGCAAcctctctgctgctgctcagcgCGGCGAGGTCTCTCACAGCTGGGATAAGAACGTGGCCACCTCGCCGCTCACTTCTTTCCACTCTCCTCCTAGCTGGACCGCCAACCTCCCTAACCGTGGCGCGCCCAAAAACTTGAAGCctttcaacaccaaggatatcaagattCTACTTCTCGAGAACGTCAATGTCACTGGTCAGGAGATCCTGAAGGCCCAGGGCTACCAGGtcgaggccctcaagaccTCCCTCCCCGAGGACCAGctcattgagaagattcG TGACGTCCAAGTCATCGGTATTCgctcaaagacaaagctcaccgagaaggtcctcCGACAGGCCGAGaacctcctcgtcatcggtTGCTTCTGTATCGGCACCAACCAGGTCGACCTCGAGTTCGCCGCCAAGAATGGTATCGCCGTCTTCAACTCCCCCTTCGCCAACTCGCGCAGTGTCGCTGAGTTGGTCATCGCCGAGATCATCGTTCTTGCCCGTCAGCTTGGCGATCGATCCAACGAGATGCACCGAGGCACCTGGAACAAGGTCAGCTCCAAGTGCTGGGAGATTCGAGGCAAGACTCTGGGTATTGTTGGCTACGGTCACATTGGTTCTCAGTTGTCCGTCCTCGCTGAGGCTATGGGTATGAACGTCATCTACTACGATGTTGTTACCCTGATGGCTCTGGGAACTGCCAACCAGGTTCCTacacttgagaagctcttgggTGAGGCTGACTTTGTCACCCTCCACGTCCCTGATCTCCCTGAGACACGCAACATGATCTCTACTCCCCAGTTCgagcagatgaagactgGTGCCTACTTGATCAACGCCAGCCGTGGTAGCGTTGTCGACATTCCCGCTCTCATCAAGGCTAGCCGTGCTGGCAAGGTTGCTGGCGCTGCTCTTGATGTTTTCCCCGCCGAGCCCGCTGCCAACGGTGACTACTTCACCAACGACCTCAACGCCTGGGGCGAGGATCTCCGAAGCTTGAGGAACCTTATCCTGACACCTCACATCGGTGGTAGCACCGAGGAGGCTCAGCGCGCCATTGGTATCGAGG TCAGCGAGGCTCTGGTTCGCTACATCAACCAGGGTATCACTCTGGGCAGTGTCAACATCCCCGAGGTCCAGCTCCGTTCGCTGACTTCCGACGAGCCCGACACCGCTCGCGTAAGTCTATGCCGAAACCCGAATTTGACATACTCAATACTGATACAAAATCATAGGTCATCTTCATTCACCGAAACGTTCCTGGTGTGCTCCGAAAGGTCAACGAAATTCTCGGCGACCACAACGTCGACAAGCAGATTTCCGACAGCAGAGGCGACAACGCCTACCTCATGGCCGATATTAGCAGTATCAAGTATGAACAGATTAAGGATATCTACGACAGCCTCGAGGCTCTTAGCG CTCGCATCATGA